Proteins encoded in a region of the Salvelinus sp. IW2-2015 linkage group LG27, ASM291031v2, whole genome shotgun sequence genome:
- the LOC111953334 gene encoding centrosomal protein of 70 kDa isoform X6 has product MEQQQEQTEWVAVNRLLQHHGFKPVHFADPVANKNLADLVLLEKKSACDIRTMLRTMLTDSERRQTLIQELIQSNNQLKEEAQQHISHAARQSQRVTELEGVLDGVKSKLQDLEDSYIGKAAQQHSKVHQLQQDKRDAQKWCQGLEQKLSEEKDVVSQLQRKLYFTVTEEERRVARQNQVFQQIHKRSARPNSPVDQQVLDVIDIYEAQMEQLRDDIKSLKADSGGSKTSDQSQSSMRITTGVSPNHKALLKSYQEQLKDTKAQRGELRNEIQQLKQDLESRPTVKELKSYKEQLRRMDRLIHQSNMRSAQEFKEEGRAALSNQEVAKARALAARHEKVLNDIRAVLTTSGAPLRLHRARPSTSHPLSNRASEMVEFDKLLSTLEMWADQLASLKDLHCALSKLMLRLLPWQPAGTTSLMESVRVEDLMLLVDTLLEETNSGEDKVLRSPTRNTLQSMVSHFQKLFDITSLSGVYPRMNEVYTRLGEMTNAMRNLRDILALDDRAPLSEVVNQVASLVDSSEATVGHELHVLLGTSDIDSIILKVKEHEVFFPVFYFLVQELLQTLDVDCLDDIMPVLRSLKSRAE; this is encoded by the exons ATGGAACAG CAGcaggagcagacagagtgggttgCTGTAAACAGACTCCTCCAGCACCATGGGTTCAAGCCGGTTCACTTTGCTGATCCCGTCGCGAATAAGAACCTTGCAG ACTTGGTTCTTCTGGAGAAGAAGTCGGCCTGTGACATCAGGACTATGCTGCGGACGATGCTTACAGACTCGGAGAGGAGACAGACCTTGATTCAGGAGCTCATCCAGTCCAACAACCAACTTAA AGAGGAGGCTCAGCAGCACATTAGCCACGCTGCCCGTCAGTCCCAGAGGGTGACCGAGTTGGAGGGAGTTCTGGACGGGGTGAAGAGCAAGCTGCAGGACCTGGAAGACAGTTACATTGGCAAGGCCGCGCAGCAGCACAGCAAAGTGCACCAACTTCAGCAGGACAAGAGAGATGCACAG AAATGGTGCCAGGGCCTGGAGCAGAAGCTGTCTGAGGAGAAAGATGTGGTTTCCCAGCTGCAGAGGAAGCTCTACTTCACtgtgacagaggaagagaggcggGTTGCTAGGCAGAACCAGGTGTTTCAGCAGATCCACAAGAGATCAGCTCGGCCCAACTCGCCAGTGGACCAGCA GGTGTTGGATGTAATTGACATCTATGAGGCCCAAATGGAACAGCTCCGCGATGATATCAA GTCCCTCAAAGCAGATTCTGGGGGATCAAAAACATCTGACCAATCGCAGAGCAGCATGAGAATCACCACCGGGGTCTCCCCCAATCACAAAGCTCTCCTGAAG TCCTATCAGGAACAGTTAAAGGACACCAAAGCTCAGAGGGGGGAGCTTAGGAATGAAATTCAGCAGTTGAAGCAAGACTTGGAATCTAGACCCACAGTGAAAGAGCTGAAGTCCTACAAAGAACAACTGAGACGCATGGACAGACTTATTCACCAGAGTAACATGAG GTCTGCTCAGGAGTTTAAAGAAGAGGGGAGGGCTGCTCTGAGTAACCAGGAGGTGGCGAAGGCAAGGGCCTTGGCTGCCAGACACGAGAAG GTTCTGAATGACATCAGAGCGGTTTTGACTACTTCCGGGGCTCCACTGAGGCTCCATAGAGCGAGGCCATCAACCAGCCATCCGCTGTCCAACAGGGCCTCAGAGATGGTCGAGTTTGACAAACTCCTCTCCACTCTGGAGATGTGGGCTGACCAACTGGCTTCACTGAAG GACCTGCACTGTGCCCTGAGTAAGTTGATGCTGAGACTGTTACCATGGCAGCCAGCAGGCACTACTAGTCTTATGGAAAGTGTTCGAGTGGAGGACCTTATGCTACTGGTGGACACTCTGCTAGAGGAGACCAACTCTGGGGAGGATAAG GTGCTGAGGAGCCCCACTAGGAACACTCTCCAGTCCATGGTGTCCCACTTCCAGAAGCTGTTTGATATAACCTCCCTCAGCGGGGTGTATCCACGTATGAACGAGGTCTACACCAGGCTTGGGGAGATGACCAACGCTATGAGGAACCTCAGGGACATCCTGGCCCTGG ATGACAGAGCACCCCTTAGTGAGGTGGTAAACCAGGTAGCCAGTCTGGTCGACTCCTCAGAGGCCACGGTTGGCCACGAGCTCCACGTCCTCCTGGGAACCAGTGATATTGACAG TATTATTTTGAAGGTAAAGGAACATGAGGTTTTCTTCCCTGTGTTCTACTTTTTGGTTCAGGAGCTACTCCAGACTCTAG ATGTTGACTGTCTGGATGACATCATGCCCGTTCTGAGGTCACTAAAGTCAAGAGCAGAGTAA
- the LOC111953334 gene encoding centrosomal protein of 70 kDa isoform X1, translating into MERIFIPRNQTRPCLRKIWLHQSKSYMNYSLHFALFYWLKRSTINSTLLPRFWFEIWELTFWEKPIITTSTHMQEQTEWVAVNRLLQHHGFKPVHFADPVANKNLADLVLLEKKSACDIRTMLRTMLTDSERRQTLIQELIQSNNQLKEEAQQHISHAARQSQRVTELEGVLDGVKSKLQDLEDSYIGKAAQQHSKVHQLQQDKRDAQKWCQGLEQKLSEEKDVVSQLQRKLYFTVTEEERRVARQNQVFQQIHKRSARPNSPVDQQVLDVIDIYEAQMEQLRDDIKSLKADSGGSKTSDQSQSSMRITTGVSPNHKALLKSYQEQLKDTKAQRGELRNEIQQLKQDLESRPTVKELKSYKEQLRRMDRLIHQSNMRSAQEFKEEGRAALSNQEVAKARALAARHEKVLNDIRAVLTTSGAPLRLHRARPSTSHPLSNRASEMVEFDKLLSTLEMWADQLASLKDLHCALSKLMLRLLPWQPAGTTSLMESVRVEDLMLLVDTLLEETNSGEDKVLRSPTRNTLQSMVSHFQKLFDITSLSGVYPRMNEVYTRLGEMTNAMRNLRDILALDDRAPLSEVVNQVASLVDSSEATVGHELHVLLGTSDIDSIILKVKEHEVFFPVFYFLVQELLQTLDVDCLDDIMPVLRSLKSRAE; encoded by the exons ATGGAACGTATTTTTATACCCAGAAACCAAACTCGCCCATGTCTGAGAAAAATCTGGCTTCACCAATCAAAATCGTACATGAACTATTCCCTACATTTTGCTTTATTTTATTGGTTGAAACGGTCCACAATAAATTCTACTTTACTTCCGCGCTTTTGGTTTGAAATTTGGGAACTGACATTTTGGGAGAAGCCAATCAtcacaacaagcacacacatg caggagcagacagagtgggttgCTGTAAACAGACTCCTCCAGCACCATGGGTTCAAGCCGGTTCACTTTGCTGATCCCGTCGCGAATAAGAACCTTGCAG ACTTGGTTCTTCTGGAGAAGAAGTCGGCCTGTGACATCAGGACTATGCTGCGGACGATGCTTACAGACTCGGAGAGGAGACAGACCTTGATTCAGGAGCTCATCCAGTCCAACAACCAACTTAA AGAGGAGGCTCAGCAGCACATTAGCCACGCTGCCCGTCAGTCCCAGAGGGTGACCGAGTTGGAGGGAGTTCTGGACGGGGTGAAGAGCAAGCTGCAGGACCTGGAAGACAGTTACATTGGCAAGGCCGCGCAGCAGCACAGCAAAGTGCACCAACTTCAGCAGGACAAGAGAGATGCACAG AAATGGTGCCAGGGCCTGGAGCAGAAGCTGTCTGAGGAGAAAGATGTGGTTTCCCAGCTGCAGAGGAAGCTCTACTTCACtgtgacagaggaagagaggcggGTTGCTAGGCAGAACCAGGTGTTTCAGCAGATCCACAAGAGATCAGCTCGGCCCAACTCGCCAGTGGACCAGCA GGTGTTGGATGTAATTGACATCTATGAGGCCCAAATGGAACAGCTCCGCGATGATATCAA GTCCCTCAAAGCAGATTCTGGGGGATCAAAAACATCTGACCAATCGCAGAGCAGCATGAGAATCACCACCGGGGTCTCCCCCAATCACAAAGCTCTCCTGAAG TCCTATCAGGAACAGTTAAAGGACACCAAAGCTCAGAGGGGGGAGCTTAGGAATGAAATTCAGCAGTTGAAGCAAGACTTGGAATCTAGACCCACAGTGAAAGAGCTGAAGTCCTACAAAGAACAACTGAGACGCATGGACAGACTTATTCACCAGAGTAACATGAG GTCTGCTCAGGAGTTTAAAGAAGAGGGGAGGGCTGCTCTGAGTAACCAGGAGGTGGCGAAGGCAAGGGCCTTGGCTGCCAGACACGAGAAG GTTCTGAATGACATCAGAGCGGTTTTGACTACTTCCGGGGCTCCACTGAGGCTCCATAGAGCGAGGCCATCAACCAGCCATCCGCTGTCCAACAGGGCCTCAGAGATGGTCGAGTTTGACAAACTCCTCTCCACTCTGGAGATGTGGGCTGACCAACTGGCTTCACTGAAG GACCTGCACTGTGCCCTGAGTAAGTTGATGCTGAGACTGTTACCATGGCAGCCAGCAGGCACTACTAGTCTTATGGAAAGTGTTCGAGTGGAGGACCTTATGCTACTGGTGGACACTCTGCTAGAGGAGACCAACTCTGGGGAGGATAAG GTGCTGAGGAGCCCCACTAGGAACACTCTCCAGTCCATGGTGTCCCACTTCCAGAAGCTGTTTGATATAACCTCCCTCAGCGGGGTGTATCCACGTATGAACGAGGTCTACACCAGGCTTGGGGAGATGACCAACGCTATGAGGAACCTCAGGGACATCCTGGCCCTGG ATGACAGAGCACCCCTTAGTGAGGTGGTAAACCAGGTAGCCAGTCTGGTCGACTCCTCAGAGGCCACGGTTGGCCACGAGCTCCACGTCCTCCTGGGAACCAGTGATATTGACAG TATTATTTTGAAGGTAAAGGAACATGAGGTTTTCTTCCCTGTGTTCTACTTTTTGGTTCAGGAGCTACTCCAGACTCTAG ATGTTGACTGTCTGGATGACATCATGCCCGTTCTGAGGTCACTAAAGTCAAGAGCAGAGTAA
- the LOC111953334 gene encoding centrosomal protein of 70 kDa isoform X7, which produces MEQQEQTEWVAVNRLLQHHGFKPVHFADPVANKNLADLVLLEKKSACDIRTMLRTMLTDSERRQTLIQELIQSNNQLKEEAQQHISHAARQSQRVTELEGVLDGVKSKLQDLEDSYIGKAAQQHSKVHQLQQDKRDAQKWCQGLEQKLSEEKDVVSQLQRKLYFTVTEEERRVARQNQVFQQIHKRSARPNSPVDQQVLDVIDIYEAQMEQLRDDIKSLKADSGGSKTSDQSQSSMRITTGVSPNHKALLKSYQEQLKDTKAQRGELRNEIQQLKQDLESRPTVKELKSYKEQLRRMDRLIHQSNMRSAQEFKEEGRAALSNQEVAKARALAARHEKVLNDIRAVLTTSGAPLRLHRARPSTSHPLSNRASEMVEFDKLLSTLEMWADQLASLKDLHCALSKLMLRLLPWQPAGTTSLMESVRVEDLMLLVDTLLEETNSGEDKVLRSPTRNTLQSMVSHFQKLFDITSLSGVYPRMNEVYTRLGEMTNAMRNLRDILALDDRAPLSEVVNQVASLVDSSEATVGHELHVLLGTSDIDSIILKVKEHEVFFPVFYFLVQELLQTLDVDCLDDIMPVLRSLKSRAE; this is translated from the exons ATGGAACAG caggagcagacagagtgggttgCTGTAAACAGACTCCTCCAGCACCATGGGTTCAAGCCGGTTCACTTTGCTGATCCCGTCGCGAATAAGAACCTTGCAG ACTTGGTTCTTCTGGAGAAGAAGTCGGCCTGTGACATCAGGACTATGCTGCGGACGATGCTTACAGACTCGGAGAGGAGACAGACCTTGATTCAGGAGCTCATCCAGTCCAACAACCAACTTAA AGAGGAGGCTCAGCAGCACATTAGCCACGCTGCCCGTCAGTCCCAGAGGGTGACCGAGTTGGAGGGAGTTCTGGACGGGGTGAAGAGCAAGCTGCAGGACCTGGAAGACAGTTACATTGGCAAGGCCGCGCAGCAGCACAGCAAAGTGCACCAACTTCAGCAGGACAAGAGAGATGCACAG AAATGGTGCCAGGGCCTGGAGCAGAAGCTGTCTGAGGAGAAAGATGTGGTTTCCCAGCTGCAGAGGAAGCTCTACTTCACtgtgacagaggaagagaggcggGTTGCTAGGCAGAACCAGGTGTTTCAGCAGATCCACAAGAGATCAGCTCGGCCCAACTCGCCAGTGGACCAGCA GGTGTTGGATGTAATTGACATCTATGAGGCCCAAATGGAACAGCTCCGCGATGATATCAA GTCCCTCAAAGCAGATTCTGGGGGATCAAAAACATCTGACCAATCGCAGAGCAGCATGAGAATCACCACCGGGGTCTCCCCCAATCACAAAGCTCTCCTGAAG TCCTATCAGGAACAGTTAAAGGACACCAAAGCTCAGAGGGGGGAGCTTAGGAATGAAATTCAGCAGTTGAAGCAAGACTTGGAATCTAGACCCACAGTGAAAGAGCTGAAGTCCTACAAAGAACAACTGAGACGCATGGACAGACTTATTCACCAGAGTAACATGAG GTCTGCTCAGGAGTTTAAAGAAGAGGGGAGGGCTGCTCTGAGTAACCAGGAGGTGGCGAAGGCAAGGGCCTTGGCTGCCAGACACGAGAAG GTTCTGAATGACATCAGAGCGGTTTTGACTACTTCCGGGGCTCCACTGAGGCTCCATAGAGCGAGGCCATCAACCAGCCATCCGCTGTCCAACAGGGCCTCAGAGATGGTCGAGTTTGACAAACTCCTCTCCACTCTGGAGATGTGGGCTGACCAACTGGCTTCACTGAAG GACCTGCACTGTGCCCTGAGTAAGTTGATGCTGAGACTGTTACCATGGCAGCCAGCAGGCACTACTAGTCTTATGGAAAGTGTTCGAGTGGAGGACCTTATGCTACTGGTGGACACTCTGCTAGAGGAGACCAACTCTGGGGAGGATAAG GTGCTGAGGAGCCCCACTAGGAACACTCTCCAGTCCATGGTGTCCCACTTCCAGAAGCTGTTTGATATAACCTCCCTCAGCGGGGTGTATCCACGTATGAACGAGGTCTACACCAGGCTTGGGGAGATGACCAACGCTATGAGGAACCTCAGGGACATCCTGGCCCTGG ATGACAGAGCACCCCTTAGTGAGGTGGTAAACCAGGTAGCCAGTCTGGTCGACTCCTCAGAGGCCACGGTTGGCCACGAGCTCCACGTCCTCCTGGGAACCAGTGATATTGACAG TATTATTTTGAAGGTAAAGGAACATGAGGTTTTCTTCCCTGTGTTCTACTTTTTGGTTCAGGAGCTACTCCAGACTCTAG ATGTTGACTGTCTGGATGACATCATGCCCGTTCTGAGGTCACTAAAGTCAAGAGCAGAGTAA
- the LOC111953334 gene encoding centrosomal protein of 70 kDa isoform X2, translating into MERIFIPRNQTRPCLRKIWLHQSKSYMNYSLHFALFYWLKRSTINSTLLPRFWFEIWELTFWEKPIITTSTHMQEQTEWVAVNRLLQHHGFKPVHFADPVANKNLADLVLLEKKSACDIRTMLRTMLTDSERRQTLIQELIQSNNQLKEEAQQHISHAARQSQRVTELEGVLDGVKSKLQDLEDSYIGKAAQQHSKVHQLQQDKRDAQKWCQGLEQKLSEEKDVVSQLQRKLYFTVTEEERRVARQNQVFQQIHKRSARPNSPVDQQVLDVIDIYEAQMEQLRDDIKSLKADSGGSKTSDQSQSSMRITTGVSPNHKALLKSYQEQLKDTKAQRGELRNEIQQLKQDLESRPTVKELKSYKEQLRRMDRLIHQSNMRSAQEFKEEGRAALSNQEVAKARALAARHEKVLNDIRAVLTTSGAPLRLHRARPSTSHPLSNRASEMVEFDKLLSTLEMWADQLASLKDLHCALSKLMLRLLPWQPAGTTSLMESVRVEDLMLLVDTLLEETNSGEDKVLRSPTRNTLQSMVSHFQKLFDITSLSGVYPRMNEVYTRLGEMTNAMRNLRDILALDDRAPLSEVVNQVASLVDSSEATVGHELHVLLGTSDIDRSYSRL; encoded by the exons ATGGAACGTATTTTTATACCCAGAAACCAAACTCGCCCATGTCTGAGAAAAATCTGGCTTCACCAATCAAAATCGTACATGAACTATTCCCTACATTTTGCTTTATTTTATTGGTTGAAACGGTCCACAATAAATTCTACTTTACTTCCGCGCTTTTGGTTTGAAATTTGGGAACTGACATTTTGGGAGAAGCCAATCAtcacaacaagcacacacatg caggagcagacagagtgggttgCTGTAAACAGACTCCTCCAGCACCATGGGTTCAAGCCGGTTCACTTTGCTGATCCCGTCGCGAATAAGAACCTTGCAG ACTTGGTTCTTCTGGAGAAGAAGTCGGCCTGTGACATCAGGACTATGCTGCGGACGATGCTTACAGACTCGGAGAGGAGACAGACCTTGATTCAGGAGCTCATCCAGTCCAACAACCAACTTAA AGAGGAGGCTCAGCAGCACATTAGCCACGCTGCCCGTCAGTCCCAGAGGGTGACCGAGTTGGAGGGAGTTCTGGACGGGGTGAAGAGCAAGCTGCAGGACCTGGAAGACAGTTACATTGGCAAGGCCGCGCAGCAGCACAGCAAAGTGCACCAACTTCAGCAGGACAAGAGAGATGCACAG AAATGGTGCCAGGGCCTGGAGCAGAAGCTGTCTGAGGAGAAAGATGTGGTTTCCCAGCTGCAGAGGAAGCTCTACTTCACtgtgacagaggaagagaggcggGTTGCTAGGCAGAACCAGGTGTTTCAGCAGATCCACAAGAGATCAGCTCGGCCCAACTCGCCAGTGGACCAGCA GGTGTTGGATGTAATTGACATCTATGAGGCCCAAATGGAACAGCTCCGCGATGATATCAA GTCCCTCAAAGCAGATTCTGGGGGATCAAAAACATCTGACCAATCGCAGAGCAGCATGAGAATCACCACCGGGGTCTCCCCCAATCACAAAGCTCTCCTGAAG TCCTATCAGGAACAGTTAAAGGACACCAAAGCTCAGAGGGGGGAGCTTAGGAATGAAATTCAGCAGTTGAAGCAAGACTTGGAATCTAGACCCACAGTGAAAGAGCTGAAGTCCTACAAAGAACAACTGAGACGCATGGACAGACTTATTCACCAGAGTAACATGAG GTCTGCTCAGGAGTTTAAAGAAGAGGGGAGGGCTGCTCTGAGTAACCAGGAGGTGGCGAAGGCAAGGGCCTTGGCTGCCAGACACGAGAAG GTTCTGAATGACATCAGAGCGGTTTTGACTACTTCCGGGGCTCCACTGAGGCTCCATAGAGCGAGGCCATCAACCAGCCATCCGCTGTCCAACAGGGCCTCAGAGATGGTCGAGTTTGACAAACTCCTCTCCACTCTGGAGATGTGGGCTGACCAACTGGCTTCACTGAAG GACCTGCACTGTGCCCTGAGTAAGTTGATGCTGAGACTGTTACCATGGCAGCCAGCAGGCACTACTAGTCTTATGGAAAGTGTTCGAGTGGAGGACCTTATGCTACTGGTGGACACTCTGCTAGAGGAGACCAACTCTGGGGAGGATAAG GTGCTGAGGAGCCCCACTAGGAACACTCTCCAGTCCATGGTGTCCCACTTCCAGAAGCTGTTTGATATAACCTCCCTCAGCGGGGTGTATCCACGTATGAACGAGGTCTACACCAGGCTTGGGGAGATGACCAACGCTATGAGGAACCTCAGGGACATCCTGGCCCTGG ATGACAGAGCACCCCTTAGTGAGGTGGTAAACCAGGTAGCCAGTCTGGTCGACTCCTCAGAGGCCACGGTTGGCCACGAGCTCCACGTCCTCCTGGGAACCAGTGATATTGACAG GAGCTACTCCAGACTCTAG
- the LOC111953334 gene encoding centrosomal protein of 70 kDa isoform X4, with protein MERIFIPRNQTRPCLRKIWLHQSKSYMNYSLHFALFYWLKRSTINSTLLPRFWFEIWELTFWEKPIITTSTHMQEQTEWVAVNRLLQHHGFKPVHFADPVANKNLADLVLLEKKSACDIRTMLRTMLTDSERRQTLIQELIQSNNQLKEEAQQHISHAARQSQRVTELEGVLDGVKSKLQDLEDSYIGKAAQQHSKVHQLQQDKRDAQKWCQGLEQKLSEEKDVVSQLQRKLYFTVTEEERRVARQNQVFQQIHKRSARPNSPVDQQVLDVIDIYEAQMEQLRDDIKSLKADSGGSKTSDQSQSSMRITTGVSPNHKALLKSYQEQLKDTKAQRGELRNEIQQLKQDLESRPTVKELKSYKEQLRRMDRLIHQSNMRSAQEFKEEGRAALSNQEVAKARALAARHEKVLNDIRAVLTTSGAPLRLHRARPSTSHPLSNRASEMVEFDKLLSTLEMWADQLASLKDLHCALSKLMLRLLPWQPAGTTSLMESVRVEDLMLLVDTLLEETNSGEDKVLRSPTRNTLQSMVSHFQKLFDITSLSGVYPRMNEVYTRLGEMTNAMRNLRDILALDDRAPLSEVVNQVASLVDSSEATVGHELHVLLGTSDIDRC; from the exons ATGGAACGTATTTTTATACCCAGAAACCAAACTCGCCCATGTCTGAGAAAAATCTGGCTTCACCAATCAAAATCGTACATGAACTATTCCCTACATTTTGCTTTATTTTATTGGTTGAAACGGTCCACAATAAATTCTACTTTACTTCCGCGCTTTTGGTTTGAAATTTGGGAACTGACATTTTGGGAGAAGCCAATCAtcacaacaagcacacacatg caggagcagacagagtgggttgCTGTAAACAGACTCCTCCAGCACCATGGGTTCAAGCCGGTTCACTTTGCTGATCCCGTCGCGAATAAGAACCTTGCAG ACTTGGTTCTTCTGGAGAAGAAGTCGGCCTGTGACATCAGGACTATGCTGCGGACGATGCTTACAGACTCGGAGAGGAGACAGACCTTGATTCAGGAGCTCATCCAGTCCAACAACCAACTTAA AGAGGAGGCTCAGCAGCACATTAGCCACGCTGCCCGTCAGTCCCAGAGGGTGACCGAGTTGGAGGGAGTTCTGGACGGGGTGAAGAGCAAGCTGCAGGACCTGGAAGACAGTTACATTGGCAAGGCCGCGCAGCAGCACAGCAAAGTGCACCAACTTCAGCAGGACAAGAGAGATGCACAG AAATGGTGCCAGGGCCTGGAGCAGAAGCTGTCTGAGGAGAAAGATGTGGTTTCCCAGCTGCAGAGGAAGCTCTACTTCACtgtgacagaggaagagaggcggGTTGCTAGGCAGAACCAGGTGTTTCAGCAGATCCACAAGAGATCAGCTCGGCCCAACTCGCCAGTGGACCAGCA GGTGTTGGATGTAATTGACATCTATGAGGCCCAAATGGAACAGCTCCGCGATGATATCAA GTCCCTCAAAGCAGATTCTGGGGGATCAAAAACATCTGACCAATCGCAGAGCAGCATGAGAATCACCACCGGGGTCTCCCCCAATCACAAAGCTCTCCTGAAG TCCTATCAGGAACAGTTAAAGGACACCAAAGCTCAGAGGGGGGAGCTTAGGAATGAAATTCAGCAGTTGAAGCAAGACTTGGAATCTAGACCCACAGTGAAAGAGCTGAAGTCCTACAAAGAACAACTGAGACGCATGGACAGACTTATTCACCAGAGTAACATGAG GTCTGCTCAGGAGTTTAAAGAAGAGGGGAGGGCTGCTCTGAGTAACCAGGAGGTGGCGAAGGCAAGGGCCTTGGCTGCCAGACACGAGAAG GTTCTGAATGACATCAGAGCGGTTTTGACTACTTCCGGGGCTCCACTGAGGCTCCATAGAGCGAGGCCATCAACCAGCCATCCGCTGTCCAACAGGGCCTCAGAGATGGTCGAGTTTGACAAACTCCTCTCCACTCTGGAGATGTGGGCTGACCAACTGGCTTCACTGAAG GACCTGCACTGTGCCCTGAGTAAGTTGATGCTGAGACTGTTACCATGGCAGCCAGCAGGCACTACTAGTCTTATGGAAAGTGTTCGAGTGGAGGACCTTATGCTACTGGTGGACACTCTGCTAGAGGAGACCAACTCTGGGGAGGATAAG GTGCTGAGGAGCCCCACTAGGAACACTCTCCAGTCCATGGTGTCCCACTTCCAGAAGCTGTTTGATATAACCTCCCTCAGCGGGGTGTATCCACGTATGAACGAGGTCTACACCAGGCTTGGGGAGATGACCAACGCTATGAGGAACCTCAGGGACATCCTGGCCCTGG ATGACAGAGCACCCCTTAGTGAGGTGGTAAACCAGGTAGCCAGTCTGGTCGACTCCTCAGAGGCCACGGTTGGCCACGAGCTCCACGTCCTCCTGGGAACCAGTGATATTGACAG ATGTTGA